A window of the Brassica oleracea var. oleracea cultivar TO1000 chromosome C1, BOL, whole genome shotgun sequence genome harbors these coding sequences:
- the LOC106308421 gene encoding peroxidase 42: protein MGGKGAMMVAMLCLWALSATTEAVVMEEEPGLMMNFYKDTCPQAEDIIREQVKLLYKRHKNTAFSWLRNIFHDCAVESCDASLLLDSTRRELGEKEHDRSFGLRNFRYIEEIKEALERECPGVVSCSDILVLSAREGIEAVGGPHIPLKTGRRDGRKSRTDMLESYLPDHNESISVVLEKFKSIGIDTPGLVALLGSHSVGRTHCVKLVHRLYPEVDPSLNPDHVPHMLHKCPDSIPDPKAVQYVRNDRGTPMVLDNNYYRNILDNKGLLLVDHQLAHDKRTRPIVKKMAKDQAYFFKEFTRAIQILSENNPLTGSKGEIRKQCNLANKIH, encoded by the exons ATGGGAGGAAAAGGTGCGATGATGGTGGCGATGCTTTGCCTTTGGGCACTCTCTGCAACAACCGAAGCAGTTGTAATGGAGGAGGAGCCAGGCTTGATGATGAACTTCTACAAGGACACGTGTCCTCAGGCTGAAGACATCATCCGTGAACAAGTCAAACTCCTTTACAAACGCCACAAGAACACCGCTTTCTCTTGGCTCCGTAACATCTTCCACGACTGCGCCGTCGAG TCATGTGATGCGTCGCTTTTGCTGGATTCAACAAGAAGAGAGCTAGGAGAGAAAGAACACGACAGGAGCTTCGGTCTGAGAAACTTTAGATACATTGAGGAGATTAAAGAAGCTCTCGAGAGGGAGTGCCCTGGTGTTGTCTCATGTTCCGACATCCTCGTCTTGTCCGCAAGAGAAGGCATCGAAGCA GTGGGAGGACCACATATTCCCTTGAAAACAGGAAGGAGAGATGGACGTAAGAGCAGGACTGATATGCTTGAGTCTTACCTTCCCGACCACAACGAGAGTATCTCCGTCGTTCTTGAGAAGTTCAAGTCCATCGGTATCGACACTCCCGGCCTTGTCGCCCTCCTCG GATCACACAGCGTGGGAAGAACTCACTGTGTGAAGCTGGTGCACCGTTTGTACCCTGAGGTGGACCCATCCTTGAACCCGGACCACGTCCCTCACATGCTCCACAAGTGTCCCGACTCGATCCCTGACCCAAAGGCGGTCCAGTATGTGCGTAATGACCGTGGTACACCTATGGTACTAGACAACAACTACTACCGTAACATCCTAGACAACAAGGGTTTGCTCCTTGTGGACCACCAGCTCGCACACGACAAACGAACCAGACCAATTGTTAAGAAGATGGCTAAGGACCAGGCTTACTTCTTCAAGGAGTTCACTAGAGCCATCCAGATCTTGTCCGAGAACAACCCTTTGACTGGTTCCAAGGGTGAGATCAGGAAGCAGTGCAATCTGGCAAACAAGATTCACTGA
- the LOC106296272 gene encoding uncharacterized protein LOC106296272, whose protein sequence is MEGAEEFQEEEVWSVLRENETPGPEMKMSKSNNIFSAASSSSARYIPKGKEVSKAKQSSAPMNVPDWSKIYGNTRSNHLHSWTTHDEDDDDDSVVPPHELVAKMLARTQISSFSMCEGIGRTLKGRDLSKTRNDVLTKTGFLESNVTSTSPQP, encoded by the coding sequence ATGGAAGGGGCAGAAGAGTTTCAAGAAGAAGAAGTGTGGTCAGTTTTGAGAGAAAACGAAACTCCAGGTCCTGAAATGAAAATGTCCAAAAGTAACAATATCTTCTCAGCTGCTTCTTCATCTTCTGCAAGGTACATTCCTAAGGGCAAGGAGGTCTCTAAAGCCAAACAGTCATCTGCTCCAATGAATGTACCTGACTGGTCCAAGATTTATGGGAACACAAGAAGCAACCATTTGCATTCGTGGACCACTCATGATGAAGATGACGATGACGATTCAGTGGTTCCTCCACACGAGTTGGTAGCAAAAATGCTTGCAAGAACGCAGATCTCATCTTTCTCCATGTGCGAAGGAATAGGAAGAACACTCAAAGGAAGAGATCTCAGCAAGACAAGAAATGATGTCTTAACCAAAACAGGTTTCTTGGAATCGAACGTCACATCCACATCACCACAACCATAG
- the LOC106330805 gene encoding uncharacterized protein At3g43530-like, translating to MKGRKRKNPSTTCVGVSSRTRARKAVSAGNEPARETTVVSLSVDSESDDMSDVSSKARQPPQPLELYFKSTEFTKTCKIQTKCFVKNTVDVIKKLKEEVKWFTTHPQFRHFFHMPDEQYLKLQGMWMLLLRTISTEEEDVAWFSLNGVPIRYSMREHALISGLDCHEYPRKYLKLGSTKFVDYYFGGLKKITITDVEQKLLSMKTPCNDRLKMAVLFFLGRVIRGQAKDSGPVDPFILRIVEDLDVCRTFPWGRLTFEDAIKNIKHMMELLKGEVHPACGFPGFIIPLEILAFECIPKLGKTFRLSADTPSEDCPRMCKSRFTKSSMKGYPLEDIYAALGHTKVYVYILCSRN from the exons ATGAAGGGCCGAAAAAGAAAGAATCCATCTACTACGTGCGTTGGAGTCTCCAGTAGAACTAGAGCTAGAAAGGCGGTCTCAGCTGGGAATGAGCCGGCAAGAGAAACGACTGTAGTTTCTCTCTCTGTTGATTCAGAAAGTGATGACATGTCTGATGTATCATCTAAG GCAAGGCAACCACCACAGCCCCTTGAATTATACTTCAAGAGCACAGAGTTCACGAAGACTTGCAAGATTCAAACCAAGTGCTTTGTGAAGAATACAGTGGACGTGATTAAGAAGCTTAAGGAGGAGGTTAAATGGTTCACAACCCATCCTCAATTTCGTCACTTCTTCCACATGCCTGATGAACAATACCTGAAGCTCCAAGGAATGTGGATGTTACTCTTGCGCACCATTTCGACTGAAGAAGAAGATGTTGCATGGTTTAGTCTGAATGGTGTTCCCATCCGCTATTCTATGAGGGAGCATGCCCTCATCTCGGGCTTAGACTGCCATGAGTATCCAAGGAAATATTTGAAGCTCGGGAGTACGAAGTTTGTGGATTATTACTTCGGTGGACTAAAGAAGATCACCATAACAGATGTGGAGCAGAAGCTGTTGTCTATGAAGACGCCATGCAATGATAGATTGAAGATGGCTGTCTTGTTCTTCCTTGGTCGGGTTATCAGAGGACAGGCAAAGGATTCCGGACCAGTAGATCCGTTCATCTTAAGGATCGTGGAAGATTTGGATGTTTGCAGAACATTTCCATGGGGTCGTTTGACATTTGAAGATGCAATAAAGAACATTAAGCATATGATGGAGCTTCTGAAGGGTGAAGTGCACCCGGCATGCGGCTTTCCTGGATTCATAATTCCATTAGAG ATTTTGGCTTTTGAGTGTATTCCTAAGCTGGGGAAAACATTTCGACTATCTGCAGACACACCTTCTGAAGATTGTCCTAGGATGTGCAAGAGCCGCTTTACAAAGAGTAGCATGAAGGGCTATCCTTTGGAAGATATATATGCTGCACTTGGACACACAAAGGTATATGTATATATACTTTGTAGTAGAAACTAG
- the LOC106310452 gene encoding autophagy-related protein 8a isoform X1 — protein sequence MIFACLKFAESDRIAMAKSSFQLSNPLETRMNEATRIREKYPDRVPVIVEKAGQSDVPDIDKKKYLVPADLTVGQFVYVVRKRIKLGAEKAIFVFVKDTLPPTAALMSAIYEEHKDEDGFLYMTYSGENTFGSFLVA from the exons ATGATCTTCGCGTGCTTGAAATTTGCAGAGTCGGATCGAATCGCCATGGCTAAGAGCTCATTCCAGCTTTCTAATCCGCTGG AGACAAGGATGAATGAAGCGACTCGAATCAGAGAGAAGTACCCTGACAGAGTCCCT GTGATTGTGGAGAAGGCTGGACAGAGTGATGTTCCTGACATTGACAAGAAGAA GTATCTCGTCCCAGCTGATCTAACCGTTGGTCAGTTTGTGTACGTGGTCCGCAAAAGAATCAAGCTTGGAGCTGAGAAAGCTATCTTCGTCTTTGTCAAGGACACATTGCCTCCAACTG CTGCATTGATGTCTGCAATCTATGAGGAACACAAAGATGAAGATGGGTTCCTCTACATGACTTACAGCGGAGAGAACACTTTTGGATCTTTCCTCGTTGCCTGA
- the LOC106310452 gene encoding autophagy-related protein 8a isoform X2 produces MAKSSFQLSNPLETRMNEATRIREKYPDRVPVIVEKAGQSDVPDIDKKKYLVPADLTVGQFVYVVRKRIKLGAEKAIFVFVKDTLPPTAALMSAIYEEHKDEDGFLYMTYSGENTFGSFLVA; encoded by the exons ATGGCTAAGAGCTCATTCCAGCTTTCTAATCCGCTGG AGACAAGGATGAATGAAGCGACTCGAATCAGAGAGAAGTACCCTGACAGAGTCCCT GTGATTGTGGAGAAGGCTGGACAGAGTGATGTTCCTGACATTGACAAGAAGAA GTATCTCGTCCCAGCTGATCTAACCGTTGGTCAGTTTGTGTACGTGGTCCGCAAAAGAATCAAGCTTGGAGCTGAGAAAGCTATCTTCGTCTTTGTCAAGGACACATTGCCTCCAACTG CTGCATTGATGTCTGCAATCTATGAGGAACACAAAGATGAAGATGGGTTCCTCTACATGACTTACAGCGGAGAGAACACTTTTGGATCTTTCCTCGTTGCCTGA
- the LOC106310441 gene encoding 5'-adenylylsulfate reductase 3, chloroplastic, translating to MALAINVSSSSSSVISTSSFPSSELKVSAPRIGSLRLSDRVNVSTASLSLSGKQSSSVKPLNVQSVAKESFVPSQAASMVTSEVTEKLDVVEVEDFEELAKSLETASPLEIMDKALEKFGNDIAIAFSGAEDVALIEYAHLTGRPFRVFSLDTGRLNPETYRLFDTVEKHYGIRIEYMFPDAVEVQALVRNKGLFSFYEDGHQECCRIRKVRPLRRALKGLRAWITGQRKDQSPGTRSEIPVVQVDPVFEGLDGGAGSLVKWNPVANVEGNDVWNFLRTMDVPVNTLHAAGYVSIGCEPCTRAVLPGQHEREGRWWWEDAKAKECGLHKGNIKENSNANAAANVNGTSSTVADIFKSENVVSLSRQGIENLMKLGNRKEAWIVVLYAPWCPFCQAMEGSFDELADKLGGSGVKVAKFRADGDQKEFAKRELQLGSFPTILVFPKNSSRPIKYPSEKRDVDSLTSFLNLVR from the exons ATGGCACTAGCGATCAACGTTTCTTCATCTTCTTCTTCTGTGATCTCAACCTCTAGCTTCCCTTCCTCAGAGCTCAAAG TTTCGGCTCCACGGATCGGTTCATTGAGGTTATCCGATCGTGTCAATGTCTCAACGGCGTCTCTGAGTCTATCCGGGAAACAATCATCATCGGTGAAGCCTCTGAATGTGCAGTCAGTTGCAAAGGAGTCGTTTGTTCCTTCTCAAGCAGCGTCCATGGTGACTTCTG AGGTTACAGAGAAACTAGATGTGGTGGAAGTGGAAGACTTCGAGGAGCTAGCAAAGAGTCTAGAGACCGCTTCTCCTCTTGAGATCATGGACAAGGCTCTTGAGAAGTTCGGAAACGACATCGCAATCGCCTTTAGTGGAGCAGAAGACGTTGCTCTCATTGAGTACGCTCACTTAACCGGAAGACCCTTCAGGGTGTTCAGTTTGGACACAGGGAGATTGAACCCCGAAACATACAGACTCTTCGACACCGTGGAGAAGCACTACGGTATTCGGATCGAGTACATGTTTCCAGACGCTGTTGAGGTCCAAGCTCTTGTAAGGAACAAGGGTTTGTTCTCTTTCTACGAAGACGGTCACCAGGAGTGTTGCCGCATCAGAAAGGTTAGACCATTGAGGCGTGCGTTGAAGGGCTTACGCGCTTGGATCACTGGACAAAGGAAAGATCAATCCCCAGGGACGAGATCAGAGATCCCCGTTGTTCAAGTTGATCCGGTGTTTGAAGGGTTAGACGGAGGAGCTGGTAGTTTGGTGAAGTGGAATCCAGTTGCCAACGTCGAAGGGAACGATGTTTGGAACTTCTTGAGGACTATGGATGTTCCCGTCAACACGCTTCACGCTGCGGGGTATGTTTCAATCGGGTGTGAGCCGTGCACGAGAGCGGTTTTGCCTGGTCAGCACGAGAGAGAAGGGAGATGGTGGTGGGAAGACGCCAAGGCTAAAGAGTGTGGACTCCACAAAGGGAACATCAAGGAGAACAGCAACGCAAACGCAGCGGCTAATGTCAATGGGACGTCATCCACGGTTGCTGATATCTTCAAAAGCGAGAATGTTGTGAGCTTGAGCAGGCAAGGGATTGAGAATCTGATGAAGCTGGGGAATCGTAAAGAGGCTTGGATCGTTGTGCTTTACGCGCCTTGGTGCCCGTTTTGTCAAGCGATGGAAGGTTCGTTTGATGAGTTGGCGGATAAGTTGGGTGGGAGTGGCGTGAAGGTGGCTAAGTTTAGAGCTGATGGTGACCAGAAGGAGTTTGCTAAAAGGGAGTTGCAGCTTGGGAGCTTCCCGACGATACTTGTGTTCCCAAAGAACTCTTCAAGACCAATCAAGTATCCATCGGAGAAGAGAGATGTTGATTCTCTGACATCGTTCTTGAATCTTGTTCGGTAA
- the LOC106325978 gene encoding uncharacterized protein LOC106325978 — protein sequence MAGKAAEAVAKTVTAVQHPWRAKLDKYRTELTKGVWGYWEMGAWKPLGISARRRAMLRKEVLTAGEDWPYDPERKAMRTKRKGHKCDRISAEKRENTAKLMLKMPQMLLDYKKRRWEKKMKEEEKAKEDK from the coding sequence ATGGCTGGCAAAGCTGCAGAAGCCGTGGCAAAGACCGTGACGGCGGTTCAGCACCCATGGAGGGCGAAGCTGGATAAGTACAGAACCGAGCTGACCAAAGGAGTGTGGGGTTACTGGGAGATGGGAGCGTGGAAGCCTCTAGGGATAAGCGCACGCAGGAGGGCGATGCTGAGGAAAGAAGTGCTGACTGCTGGTGAGGATTGGCCTTATGATCCAGAGAGGAAAGCGATGAGGACGAAGAGGAAAGGGCATAAGTGCGATAGAATCTCAGCTGAGAAAAGAGAGAACACTGCGAAGCTTATGCTGAAGATGCCTCAGATGCTGCTTGATTACAAGAAGAGAAGGTGGGAGAAGAAGATGAAGGAAGAGGAAAAAGCTAAAGAAGACAAGTGA
- the LOC106330811 gene encoding uncharacterized protein LOC106330811, producing MDAGSEESSENSTKEPAAERSCIKESSPKGLYSETRHTSVKDWIRKYKPLFGVYLETKIQHNNGSRISGALPVGWKHFANSDNQSPARIIVVWHPTISVTIYQASPQVVTCGIFILAENLSLTVSFVYGFNQVEERQQLWDELAFINANSPALRYPWAVLGDFNQILRSDQHSQHLTTDVDTAGMEDFNLALQEAELFKAQANGLTYSWWNNQDANPVAKKIDHALFNQHWAQLFPDSFCEFLEPEKFDHAPCLGSQQFRLARSLKLLKPAMRNLNARNYSGITLRVKEQASQKSRVQWHQLGDRDTTFYQKPVIQRASRNHIHFFRDSEDHMINTTEGIKEHAVDYFKGLLKDVTSEEITKTVFAMPLSKSPGPDGYSVEFLRSSWPIVGNDFVAAVQEFFRNGKLLKDLNNTAIVLIPKTSQACKLGEFCPISCCNIAYKATCAKSSMLKVDIRKAFDTICWDFLMKLLEAQDFPLVFREWVKECITSPRFSMSINGELAGFFKGKKGLRQGDCISPYLFIMVMEALSKILEKAAVQGKIKLHPKCEDPKVTHLLFADDLLIFSDGSRLSLARISPVMMDFKNMSGLEMNPSKSEIFFGGFNDSEVAALSGISGFKQGIFPTRYLGLPLNPGRLTLSTLQPLIDKITGKLHSWTVKYLSFAGKIRLVASVIYGMVNFWSGMFVLPKAFYAKVDSLCSAFLWTNGTSARGAQVSWRDICMPKAEGGLGIRHLEEFETVFRLKRVWSYFSAPASIWVSWMRKHIFHRTGFWQTTDSARFSPTIRSMLQLKPIVSELMRCTIGDGKAASFWHDHWTDLGPLIGVAGQTGPRSLRIRVGASVADAAVDGAWRFPAAQNIQRVITSIEPPTSLNGSDCYLWRKSGNSFGPSFSSTITWEHLRIPAPVVFWHKVIWFKENIPRNTFMSWLALLRRLPSKDRLRRWGLNVTDQCVLCNSAVETHHHLFFECNFSSALWLTFASNILPNPPEDLHSAAAWIASSSRVLCRNQVILLKLFFQSIIYIIWRERNSCIFTSVSSSPGVLHLALDRLLRDRLLSVPAPSPAGPSLLQLYFASYQLP from the exons ATGGATGCAGGAAGTGAGGAATCTTCTGAGAATTCAACTAAAGAACCTGCAGCCGAAAGGTCATGCATAAAGGAGTCATCACCAAA AGGTCTGTATAGCGAAACACGCCACACTTCAGTCAAGGACTGGATAAGAAAATATAAACCCCTTTTTGGAGTGTATCTTGAAACAAAAATACAACACAACAATGGAAGTCGGATTTCAGGAGCTCTTCCAGTTGGATGGAAGCATTTTGCGAACTCGGATAACCAATCTCCAGCAAGGATCATCGTTGTTTGGCATCCGACTATATCGGTGACGATCTATCAAGCTTCGCCTCAAGTGGTTACTTGTGGCATATTTATTTTGGCTGAAAACCTATCACTCACGGTTAGCTTTGTATATGGGTTTAATCAAGTTGAGGAGAGGCAACAGTTGTGGGATGAACTGGCTTTTATAAACGCTAATTCCCCTGCTTTGAGATACCCTTGGGCTGTATTAGGGGATTTCAACCAGATACTAAGATCAGACCAGCACTCCCAACACTTGACGACTGATGTGGATACTGCTGGGATGGAGGATTTCAACTTGGCATTGCAGGAGGCTGAACTGTTTAAAGCTCAGGCCAACGGCCTCACTTATTCTTGGTGGAACAATCAAGATGCAAACCCAGTGGCGAAAAAAATTGATCATGCGCTATTCAACCAACACTGGGCTCAATTGTTTCCTGACTCTTTTTGTGAATTCCTGGAACCGGAAAAATTTGATCATGCACCTTGCTTG GGATCTCAGCAGTTCAGGCTTGCTCGATCTCTCAAGCTACTCAAGCCGGCTATGAGGAACTTGAATGCAAGAAATTACAGTGGTATCACCTTGAGAGTAAAGGAACAGGCGTCTCAG AAATCTAGGGTTCAGTGGCACCAGTTAGGAGATAGGGACACTACCTTTTACCAGAAACCAGTGATCCAGAGAGCAAGCAGGAACCATATTCACTTCTTCAGGGACTCAGAGGATCACATGATAAACACAACTGAGGGTATCAAGGAGCATGCTGTAGACTACTTCAAAG GTTTGCTGAAGGATGTAACAAGTGAGGAGATTACTAAGACTGTTTTCGCTATGCCTCTTAGCAAGAGCCCCGGACCAGACGGTTACTCGGTCGAGTTCCTTAGATCTTCATGGCCAATCGTGGGTAATGACTTTGTTGCTGCTGTCCAAGAGTTTTTTAGAAATGGAAAGCTACTAAAGGACCTCAACAATACAGCGATAGTCCTAATTCCTAAGACTTCTCAGGCTTGCAAGCTCGGAGAATTCTGCCCGATAAGTTGCTGCAACATTGCTTACAAA GCTACATGTGCAAAGAGTTCAATGCTGAAGGTTGATATTAGGAAAGCTTTCGACACCATCTGCTGGGATTTCTTGATGAAATTGTTGGAGGCGCAGGACTTTCCTCTAGTATTCCGGGAATGGGTCAAGGAGTGTATAACATCACCGAGATTCTCCATGTCTATAAATGGAGAGCTAGCGGGGTTTTTCAAAGGAAAAAAGGGTTTAAGACAAGGAGACTGCATATCTCCGTATCTGTTCATTATGGTGATGGAAGCTCTATCAAAGATCCTTGAAAAGGCTGCGGTACAGGGGAAGATAAAGCTTCATCCAAAGTGTGAAGACCCTAAAGTCACACACCTTCTTTTTGCTGATGACCTCCTGATATTCTCTGACGGCTCTCGTCTCTCGCTGGCTAGAATCTCCCCTGTGATGATGGACTTTAAGAACATGTCAGGTCTGGAGATGAATCCCTCAAAATCGGAGATTTTTTTCGGGGGATTTAATGACAGTGAGGTTGCTGCACTAAGTGGTATCTCGGGTTTCAAGCAAGGTATCTTTCCTACTCGCTACCTTGGCCTGCCGCTAAATCCGGGTAGACTTACTCTTTCCACCTTACAGCCACTCATTGATAAGATAACAGGAAAGTTGCATTCTTGGACTGTCAAATACTTATCGTTTGCTGGAAAAATAAGGCTTGTTGCTTCAGTAATATATGGGATGGTTAACTTTTGGAGCGGAATGTTTGTGCTACCAAAAGCTTTCTATGCAAAGGTCGACTCTTTATGTTCAGCTTTCCTTTGGACGAATGGAACGTCAGCTAGAGGAGCGCAAGTATCGTGGAGAGACATATGTATGCCAAAAGCAGAGGGTGGTCTGGGCATAAGGCACCTTGAGGAGTTTGAGACAGTATTTCGTCTAAAAAGAGTATGGTCGTACTTCTCAGCACCAGCTTCTATTTGGGTCTCCTGGATGAGGAAACATATTTTCCACCGTACTGGGTTCTGGCAGACTACTGACTCAGCTCGTTTCTCACCAACAATCCGTAGTATGCTGCAACTAAAACCCATTGTATCAGAACTTATGAGATGTACTATTGGAGATGGGAAAGCAGCTAGTTTCTGGCATGATCACTGGACAGATTTGGGTCCATTAATTGGAGTGGCGGGTCAAACTGGTCCTCGCAGTCTAAGAATCAGGGTTGGGGCCTCGGTGGCTGATGCAGCGGTTGATGGGGCTTGGAGGTTCCCGGCTGCTCAGAATATCCAAAGGGTAATAACTTCAATTGAACCACCGACATCCTTGAATGGATCAGATTGTTACTTATGGCGCAAGTCAGGGAACTCTTTTGGGCCTTCTTTCTCTTCCACGATCACATGGGAACATCTACGGATCCCGGCACCGGTTGTGTTTTGGCATAAAGTCATATGGTTCAAGGAAAACATTCCTAGAAACACGTTCATGTCCTGGTTGGCTCTCCTTCGACGGCTTCCTAGTAAGGACAGACTTCGAAGATGGGGCCTAAATGTGACTGATCAGTGCGTGCTCTGCAACTCAGCGGTGGAAACGCATCACCATCTGTTCTTTGAATGCAATTTCTCCTCTGCGCTTTGGTTGACGTTTGCATCTAATATTCTGCCTAACCCGCCTGAAGATCTACATTCAGCAGCAGCTTGGATTGCATCTTCCAGTCGAGTACTCTGCAGAAATCAAGTGATTCTACTCAAGCTTTTCTTTCAGTCCATCATCTATATCATCTGGAGAGAAAGAAACTCGTGTATCTTCACCTCTGTGTCTTCTTCGCCTGGTGTTCTCCATCTAGCGCTTGACAGGTTACTTCGTGACCGGCTCCTTTCAGTCCCAGCACCCTCCCCAGCCGGCCCTTCGCTCCTTCAGCTTTATTTTGCCTCGTATCAGCTTCCTTGA